A genome region from Scyliorhinus torazame isolate Kashiwa2021f chromosome 11, sScyTor2.1, whole genome shotgun sequence includes the following:
- the LOC140385782 gene encoding protein tyrosine phosphatase type IVA 2-like isoform X2 — MNRRRAELHKYGVTTVVRVCDATYDKSPVENEGIEVIDWPFDDGDPPPSKIVEDWLNLLKTKFTEQPGCCVAVHCVAGLGRAPVLVAVALIESGMKYEDAIQFIRQKRRGAINSKQLLYLEKYRPKMRLRIKAHNNHKNSCAIV; from the exons GAGCTCCACAAATATGGTGTGACCACTGTTGTGAGAGTATGTGATGCCACATATGACAAGAGTCCAGTAGAGAATGAAGGTATTGAAGTCATC GATTGGCCGTTTGACGATGGTGATCCACCTCCAAGCAAAATTGTGGAGGATTGGCTGAATTTGCTTAAAACTAAGTTTACCGAACAGCCTGGTTGCTGTGTAGCAGTCCATTGTGTTGCTGGCCTTGGGCG AGCTCCTGTATTGGTAGCAGTTGCTCTTATTGAAAGTGGAATGAAGTATGAAGATGCGATTCAATTCATCAGACA GAAACGAAGAGGTGCCATCAACAGCAAACAACTCTTATACTTGGAAAAGTATCGGCCAAAGATGAGACTTCGAATCAAGGCCCATAACAATCACAAGAACAGTTGCGCCATCGTATGA